The DNA window ATGTCGTCCAGGAGCTGGCGGAGCTGGGTGGACGGGGCGGGATCCGGCGGCGGGGCGTCGACAGGCTGCTGCAGAAAGTCGGCCAGCGCCGGGTAGGCCTCCACGGCACGGTCGGTCTCCGGATCGCTCCCCTCCTCGTAGGCCCCCACGCTAATCAGGTCCTCCACCTCCTCGTAGGCGGAGAGCAGTTCGCGGGCCTCCTGCGCGGCGGCCTCGGCCTCCAGGCTCGCCACGCGGGGCATCACGCGGCTTACGCTCTGCAGCACGTCGACGGCGGGGTAGTGGCCCGCCTCCGCCAGCTCGCGGGACAGGACGATGTGGCCGTCCAGAATGCCGCGGGCCGCGTCGCTGATGGGCTCGCTCATGTCGTCCCCCTCCACGAGCACCGTAAAGATGCCCGTGATGGTGCCCGCCTCCGCGGGCCCGGCCCGCTCCAAGAGGCGGGGCAGGAGTGCAAACACGCTGGGCGGGTAGCCGCGTCGCGTCGGCGGCTCGCCCACCGCCAGCCCAATCTCGCGCTGTGCCTGCGCCACCCGTGTGATGGAGTCCATCATGAGAAGCACATCCTGGCCCCGATCGCGGAAATGCTCGGCGATGGCCATCGCCGCGCTGGCCGCCTTCACGCGGCTCATCGCCGCCTCGTCCCCCGTCACGGCCACCAGCACCGAGCGGCGCAGCCCCTCCTCGCCCAGGTTGTCCACGATAAACTCCCGGACCTCGCGCCCTCGCTCCCCGATGAGGGCAATCACGTTCACGTCGGCCTCGGCCCGGCGGGCGATCATGCCCAGCAGCGTGCTTTTTCCCACCCCCGACCCCGCAAAGATCCCGGTTCGCTGGCCCTTTCCCATCTTCAGAAACGCGTCGATGGACCGGATGCCCGTGGAGAGGGGCGTATCGATGAGGGGACGATCCAGGGGCGACGGCGGGTCGCGATGAATCGGCTCCCGGGCGTCCGTCCCGAGCGGCCCCTTGCCGTCGATGGGGCGCCCCCCCGCGTCGATGACGCGCCCCAGGAGGTCGGGCCCGACCGGCACGCTCATGCCCTCGTCGGCGGGCCGAATCAGGCAGCCGGCCTGCAGGCCGTGCGTCTGCTCCATCGGCATGAGGACCGTCGTGCTCTCCTTCACCCCGACCACCTCGGCGCGCACCGTGCGCGTCTCGCCGCCCTCCGCCACGTGGATGCGACACATCTCCCCCACCGCCGCGTCCAGCTCGCTGGCCTCCACGAGCAGGCCCACCACGGACGTGACGCGGCCGTAGCGGCGGGCCGGAACGGTCGTCTCCCGGATGCGGTCGAGCGAGCGGGCAAGGGCGGGCATGGGGCGCAAAGACGACAAACGAGACAGGTCGGGTGGGCACTACGCCGGGGCGGTGTCGGGGGCCGTATCGGGGGCGGCGTCCGAATCCGTCGTGGCGCGCCGGAGCTCGCCCCGGAGCGTCTCCAGCACCTCCGCCCGCAGCCGGCGCACGACGCCGGTCGGGGACGAGACGCTCCAGTCCCCCTCCTCGAAGTCGGGCTCCGGCTCCAGGGTGAGCCCCTCGTAGTTTTCCTGCAGGCGCGTTACGAGCCCCGACTCTCGCACCCGCTGGCAGTCGACCGGGTGCAGCCGAATCGTCACCGGCGGAGTGGCGGCCAGCTCGGTCACGGCCTCGATGACCGCCTCCTCCGAGGCCTGCCGCATCGTCTCCGTGAACGGCGCATCGACGATGGTTTCGGCCAGGTCGAGGGTCAGTTCGATGATCTCCGACTCGGCGTCGTCGATGTACGTCTCCCAGAGCTCCTCGAACCGGGCGATGTCCTCCGACAGCTGCCGGCGCGTGTCGTCGAACTCAGCCCGCAGGGTTGCCTCCGCCTCCGCGTAGCCGTCGTCGTACCCCGCCTCGTAGCCGTCGTCGTGGCCCTCCTCGTACCCCTCGGCCCGGGCCGCCTCTACCTTCTCTTCCAGATGTGCCCGCCACTCCGCGTCGGTCCGGGTCGGCTCCTGTTCGTCCGGGTCGTCGTCCGCCCCGTCGGCCGGCGGGGCGTCTGTCTCTGTGTCGTCCGGTCCCGAGGGCCCCGCCGGGTCGCTCCCCGATGCGTCCTGCGTCGCGATCTCGTCCGGGCGCACCGTTACCGGCTCGGGCGACCGCCCGGCCTCCCCCGCCCGCAGGACGCGTCCCTGGGGCGCCGCGTCCCCCGGCGGCGGGTCCGCGTCGTCGCCCTCCGTCTCCTCCACCTGCTCGGCGGGAATCCGGTCGGCTCCCTCCGCGAGCACGTCCTCGTCGAGCGAGACGGACGTCACCTCCGATGTGTCTGCGTTTTTGATGACACGTCCCATTTCGTGTGTAGGCCGGCAATGCAACAGAACAGCGAAGGGGCCGCTTACTCGATGACCGCCTCTTCGGAGGCGCTAGACAGGGCGATCTCGTCCTTCTCTTCGAGCTCCTGCGCGATCTCCAGGATGCGGTTCTGGGCCTCCTCAACGTCGCTCACCCGGACGCGGCCGAGCAGCTCGATCTCCTCGTCGAGGGCCTCGGCCACCCGGTCGCTCACGTTGCGCATGACCTTGTTCTCCAGCTCCTCGGAGGCACCCTTGAGGCCGAGGGCCAGGTCTTCCTGGTCCACCTCCATGAGCAGCTTCTGAAGGTCCTCCGCCCGAATTTTCGTCAGGTCGTCGAAGACGAACATGAGGTTCTTGATGTCGGAGGCCAGTTCCTCGGAGCGGTCCCGGAGGTTGTCGAGAATGTTTTTCTCGGAGGAGCGGCTCGTCGTGTTCAGGATCTCGGCGGCCTGTTCGATGCCCCCCATCACGC is part of the Salinibacter ruber DSM 13855 genome and encodes:
- a CDS encoding FliI/YscN family ATPase — protein: MPALARSLDRIRETTVPARRYGRVTSVVGLLVEASELDAAVGEMCRIHVAEGGETRTVRAEVVGVKESTTVLMPMEQTHGLQAGCLIRPADEGMSVPVGPDLLGRVIDAGGRPIDGKGPLGTDAREPIHRDPPSPLDRPLIDTPLSTGIRSIDAFLKMGKGQRTGIFAGSGVGKSTLLGMIARRAEADVNVIALIGERGREVREFIVDNLGEEGLRRSVLVAVTGDEAAMSRVKAASAAMAIAEHFRDRGQDVLLMMDSITRVAQAQREIGLAVGEPPTRRGYPPSVFALLPRLLERAGPAEAGTITGIFTVLVEGDDMSEPISDAARGILDGHIVLSRELAEAGHYPAVDVLQSVSRVMPRVASLEAEAAAQEARELLSAYEEVEDLISVGAYEEGSDPETDRAVEAYPALADFLQQPVDAPPPDPAPSTQLRQLLDDIPE
- a CDS encoding FliH/SctL family protein → MGRVIKNADTSEVTSVSLDEDVLAEGADRIPAEQVEETEGDDADPPPGDAAPQGRVLRAGEAGRSPEPVTVRPDEIATQDASGSDPAGPSGPDDTETDAPPADGADDDPDEQEPTRTDAEWRAHLEEKVEAARAEGYEEGHDDGYEAGYDDGYAEAEATLRAEFDDTRRQLSEDIARFEELWETYIDDAESEIIELTLDLAETIVDAPFTETMRQASEEAVIEAVTELAATPPVTIRLHPVDCQRVRESGLVTRLQENYEGLTLEPEPDFEEGDWSVSSPTGVVRRLRAEVLETLRGELRRATTDSDAAPDTAPDTAPA